The nucleotide sequence GTGCGACGCTGCTGATCGCCCCGGAGACGGTGCTGGAGAGCGCCTCCTCGGTGGACCCGGACGGCGGCTGGTCGGAGCTCTCGACGACGGTGCGCCGCTGGGGCGGACCGGGCTGGGAACATCCGGTCGACGGTCCGGCGGCCGCGCTGCTCGCCGGGTGCCGCGGGCACCTGCCGCTCTCCGAGCTGGTCGCGCTGCTGTCCTACGCGCACGACGTGCCCGCCGACGCGCTGGTCGCCGCGGCGCTGCCCGCGGTGCGCGAGTTCGTCCGGCACGGGCTGTTGCTGCCGGTGGACGGCTGGCCGCATCCGGTCGCGCACCGGGTGGCGGCGGCCGACCCGGCCGGACCGGTCGGATGAGGGCGGTCGCCGCCCGGGTGCAGCGGGCGTCGGTGACGATCTCCGACGACGACGGCAACCCGCTGCGCGTCGCCGGGCGGATCGGGCCCGGCCTGCTGGTGCTGCTCGGCGTGCACCGCGACGACGTCGGGGATCCCGCCCTGGCCGCCACGATGGCCCGCAAGCTGCACGAGCTCCGGGTGCTGCGCGGCGCCGACGGGACCGAGGCGTCGTGCGCGGGCACCGGGGCCCCGCTGCTGGTCGTCAGCCAGTTCACGCTGTACGGGGACACCCGCAAGGGGCGCAGGCCGACCTGGTCGGCTGCGGCCCGGCCGGAGGACGCCGCCCCGGTGGTGGACGCGGTCGTGGCCGCGCTGCGCGAGCGCGGCGCGACCGTGCAGACCGGGGAGTTCGGCGCGAACATGGCCGTCGAGTCGGTGAACGACGGCCCGTTCACGGTGCTGGTCGAGGTGTGACCTCCGCTCCGGCCGCCGCCCGCCACGACCGCGCGTAGGGCCCGTCGGCGGCGAGCAGCTCCTCGTGCCCGCCGTAGCCGACGATCCGGCCCCGGTCGAGGACCAGGATCGCGTCCGCCGCCCGGGCCTGCTCCAGCCGGTGCGCCACGACGACGCCGGTCCGCCCGGCCAGCACCGCGTCGACCGCGGCGCCGAGCGGGTCCGCCGCCCCCGGCGCGACCATGGGAGCCCGGGGCGGTCCGGGTCAGTCTCGTTCCGGCCGGATTCGCACGGTGGTCAAGGAGTGTCGCGATACGGTCAGCAGATCCGCAGAGCTCTCTCACCGGACTCTCAGGTCGGAAGGGGACGATGGGGGCATGATCGCGTCGCTGCTCGCCCTGATCCTGATGGTCTTCCAGTTCGTCCTGATCGCCCGGGTGATCGTCGACTGGATCGACGTGCTCGGCTCCGGCCGCGGCGGCGCCGTGCTGGACACCGCGCGCC is from Pseudonocardia autotrophica and encodes:
- the dtd gene encoding D-aminoacyl-tRNA deacylase produces the protein MRAVAARVQRASVTISDDDGNPLRVAGRIGPGLLVLLGVHRDDVGDPALAATMARKLHELRVLRGADGTEASCAGTGAPLLVVSQFTLYGDTRKGRRPTWSAAARPEDAAPVVDAVVAALRERGATVQTGEFGANMAVESVNDGPFTVLVEV